The following are from one region of the Quercus robur chromosome 1, dhQueRobu3.1, whole genome shotgun sequence genome:
- the LOC126728559 gene encoding subtilisin-like protease SBT4.3: protein MGSLPTGQYSPLSNHFSLLQEVVEGSSVENSLLRSYKRSFNGFVAKLTDLERQKLASRKEVVSVFPSKTYHLHTTRSWDYIGLSATVERNAAAESDVIVGFIDTGIWPESESFNDEGFGPPPKKWKGECKGGKNFTCNNKIIGARYYSTSNESKTARDDIGHGSHTASTAAGNKVKDVSFYGIAHGTARGGVPSARIAAYKACYPNGCEDASILAAFDDAIADGVDIISISLGPNSPNADFSNDAVAIGAFHAMEKGILTSQSAGNSGPDKATVGSIAPWILSVAASSTDRQIIDKVVLGNGKTLAGIGINGFSLNGTTFPLADGKNVVVSDCSDSSYCSVGCLNSTLVKGKIVLCDKPQGDDGASSAGAVGSILKNEPFEYDASIFLLPASSLSVDRHDIVASYINSTKEPRATILKSEAVKDRNAPKIASFSSRGPNIFAPEILKPDITAPGTEILAAYSPIVSPTSFVEDKRRVKYSILSGTSMACPHASGVAAYVKTFHPNWSAAAIKSAIMTTASPMNATKNLAAELGYGSGQINPTKAAHPGLVYDASKEDYIKLLCGLGYDEKDLRLISGDNSTCPKVSTKTLARNLNYPSMTAMVKPSKSFNVTFHRTVTNVGFANSTYKATTFTKSKVKIVVEPEVLSFKSLYEKKSFVVSVTGGQRVLPTDYSMASSSLVWSDGSHIVRSPVFVFALLT from the exons ATGGGGTCACTTCCTACGGGGCAATACTCACCGTTGTCTAACCACTTTAGTTTGCTTCAAGAAGTTGTTGAGGGCAG TTCTGTAGAAAATTCCTTGCTTAGAAGTTACAAAAGGAGTTTCAATGGATTTGTTGCCAAGCTCACTGATCTTGAAAGACAAAAGCTTGCTA GTAGGAAGGAAGTAGTCTCTGTTTTTCCAAGCAAAACTTACCATCTTCACACAACAAGGTCTTGGGACTACATTGGTTTATCTGCGACAGTTGAAAGGAATGCTGCTGCTGAGAGTGATGTCATAGTTGGCTTTATTGACACTGGAATCTGGCCTGAATCAGAGAGCTTCAATGATGAAGGATTTGGTCCTCCTCCCAAGAAGTGGAAGGGTGAATGTAAAGGAGGCAAAAATTTCACTTGCAACAA CAAGATCATTGGAGCTCGATATTACTCAACATCAAATGAAAGTAAGACTGCAAGGGACGATATAGGTCATGGAAGCCATACTGCCTCAACGGCAGCTGGCAACAAAGTAAAGGACGTCAGTTTCTATGGAATTGCTCACGGTACTGCAAGAGGAGGGGTTCCCTCAGCGAGGATTGCAGCATATAAAGCCTGCTATCCAAATGGCTGTGAAGATGCAAGTATATTGGCTGCTTTCGATGATGCTATTGCTGATGGAGTTGACATCATTTCCATTTCATTAGGACCAAATTCACCTAATGCAGATTTCAGCAACGATGCCGTTGCGATTGGTGCTTTTCATGCTATGGAGAAAGGGATATTAACTTCTCAATCTGCAGGCAACAGTGGTCCAGATAAAGCTACTGTGGGAAGTATAGCTCCATGGATACTTAGTGTAGCAGCAAGCAGCACAGATCGCCAAATCATAGACAAGGTTGTCCTTGGGAACGGAAAGACACTAGCT GGAATTGGAattaatggtttctcattaaaCGGAACTACATTTCCTCTGGCTGATGGAAAAAATGTTGTTGTGAGTGATTGCTCTGATTCCAG TTATTGCAGTGTAGGGTGCCTAAACAGCACTTTAGTGAAAGGCAAGATTGTTCTTTGCGATAAGCCTCAAGGAGATGATGGGGCCAGCAGTGCTGGTGCAGTTGGATCGATCTTGAAGAATGAACCGTTTGAATATGATGCTAGTATCTTCTTATTACCTGCATCTTCTTTAAGCGTTGACAGACATGATATAGTCGCATCCTACATTAATTCTACTAA AGAGCCTCGAGCGACCATTCTAAAGAGTGAAGCAGTAAAAGATCGTAATGCCCCCAAAAttgcttcattttcttcacGTGGGCCGAATATCTTTGCACCAGAAATATTGAAG CCTGATATAACAGCACCAGGGACAGAAATCTTGGCTGCATATTCAccgattgtttcacccacatcTTTCGTTGAAGACAAGAGGCGTGTTAAGTACAGTATATTAAGCGGAACCTCCATGGCTTGCCCCCACGCCTCGGGTGTGGCTGCATATGTCAAAACGTTTCACCCCAATTGGTCTGCTGCAGCCATCAAATCTGCCATTATGACTACCG cTTCGCCCATGAATGCAACCAAAAATTTAGCAGCAGAATTGGGTTATGGATCTGGGCAAATCAATCCAACAAAAGCTGCTCATCCTGGACTCGTGTATGATGCTTCCAAAGAAGACTACATCAAATTGTTATGCGGTTTAGGCTATGATGAGAAGGACCTTAGACTCATTTCAGGAGATAACAGCACTTGCCCCAAAGTTTCCACCAAAACATTGGCCAGAAATCTGAATTATCCTTCAATGACGGCTATGGTCAAACCATCGAAGTCTTTTAATGTTACCTTTCACAGGACAGTTACGAATGTAGGCTTTGCAAATTCCACTTACAAGGCCACAACCTTCACAAAATCCAAAGTGAAAATAGTTGTAGAGCCTGAAGTGCTCTCCTTCAAGTCCTTATATGAGAAGAAATCTTTTGTGGTGTCTGTTACTGGAGGACAAAGAGTTCTGCCAACTGATTACTCAATGGCGTCCTCATCATTGGTATGGTCAGATGGCAGTCATATTGTAAGGAGTCCAGTTTTTGTGTTTGCACTGTTAACTTGA